A region of the Ctenopharyngodon idella isolate HZGC_01 chromosome 2, HZGC01, whole genome shotgun sequence genome:
CGTCTGGAGCGCCGAAGCTCTCGTTCTCCAGAACAACACCGGGAGCCAATAAACCGGACTGAGTCGACGCAGTCATCGGATCCTCCATCATCACATACGGATCTGTAAAATTCTGGGAATGTTGCTCAGACTCCATAAGACCTCCTGGATGGTCAAACGCTTTCCCTGAACACCATAAACGAGAGTTTCCGTCATCGCAGTGGTTTTGTTCTTCACGCTTCTGCTCCGCCTGAACTTGATTCAGTGTCTGATCCACAAGTTCTTCCACCTGTTCGATCTTCATCTCAAACTCCAGTCCGCCGAGCTCCTCTTCCACAGGTTCCTTCAGTGGCGTTATGGACTCTTCTTGTTTCAGCTGCTGTGAATTCACGTTCGCCACATGTGAAAAGTGAGGTTTCTCCTCTGAGAGGTCCTTCACAATGACCTTCTCAGCCTGTACTTCCTGAGAATGAGCCGTTACACCTGTCGAGAAACACAAGTCATATGTCAATAAGATGTTTTAATTCAAATTCTACAGCAAAACAAAGAGTTCCAGGTCTAAAAtctatatacaccgatcaggcataacattatgagcaccttcctaatattgtgttgctgccaaaacagccctgacccgtcgaggcatggactccactagacccctgaaggtgtgctgtggtatctgcaccaagatgttagcagcagatcctttaagtcctgtaagttgtgaggtggagcctccatggatcggacttgtttgttccgcacatcccacagatgctcgactggattgagatctggggaatttggaggcagagtcaacacctcaaactcgttgttgtgctcctcaaaccattcctgaaccatttttgctttgtggcaggagcattatcctgctgaaagaggccacagactccagggaataccgtttccatgaaagggtgtacatggtctgcaacaatgcttaggtaggtggtacgtgtcaaagtaacatccacatggatggcaggacccaaggtttcccagcagaacattgcccaaagcatcacactgcctccgccggcttgccttcttcccatagtgcatcctggtgccatgtgttccccaggtaagcgacgcacacgcacccggccatccacgtgatgtgaaagaaaatgtgagtcatcagaccaggccaccttcttccattgctccgtggtccagttctgatgctcacgtgtccactgttggctctttcggcggtggacaggggtcagcatgggcaccctgactggtctgcagctccatacgcaacaaactgatgcactgtgtattctgacacctttctatcagaaccagcattaacttcaggagcaatttgagctacagtagctcatctgttggatcggaccacacgggccagccttcactccccaccttggccgcccatgaccctgtcgccggttcaccactgttccttccttgcaCCACTTCTGATAgctactgaccactgcagaccgggaacaccccacaagagctgcagttttggagatgctctgacccagtcgtctagccatcacaatttggctcttgtcaaactcgctcaaatctttacacttgcccatttctcctgcttctaacacatcaactttgaggacaaaatgttcacttgctgccaaatatatccacccactaacaggtgccgtgatgaagagataatcagtgtgattcacttcacctgtcagtgctcataatgttatgcctgatcaatgtatgtaatatatatataattaacatagaattataatatatatatatatatattataattattaactgaataatttttttgaaaactggtgatgtttattatatttacgataaatacaaatacaattttatttactAATTAATTAACCTTTTTGTACTAAttttatacttatattttaCGAACATTACAGAAATGTAACTATAAATACTCACTCGTGTCCATCATGATCTCCACCTGAACGCCGACGGAGCATCTCTCTGATTCTGCAGTGACTCTCTGTAGTTCAGTCTCCGTGAGCATCAGTCGAGCCTTCAGTCCCTGGATCTCCTCGTTTCTCCTCCGGATCTCCTGATGAAGAGCAGCAGCCTCTTCCTCCAGCAGCTGACTGATCTCCGCCACCGCCGCCTTCGCCAGCACGGTCATGATCGCGGAGATCTGAGTCTGGAACATCCCCGCGGAACTCATCTCGCTCTCAAAACACTCTGTACATACATTACTAGGAAGAAAACACAACTGCTTCTCTGGGTCCTGCTCATTCGTGACGTGTTTCCGGGGGACTTTTAGGAAACGCTCACCAAATTAAAAGACACGCGAGAGATCTTTTCAGaagttattttattgtaaaatatataaagtattaatatagtaaaaaaaattatatatactttactatttaagttttattttctttatttaaatgtcataAATCATCAGACATACTATTGTACTGTAGTTTGAGCATTTCTAttataagttttattttattttaaattaatttattattagatttattatttattcattagttATTGGACATTCTGACGTTGTTAATGTTCAACATTacagtgatagttcacccaaaaatgaaattcagttatgaattactcaccctcatctcgttccaaacctgtaagacttttgttcatctttgaaacacaaatgaagatattttaataaaatctgagagctttctgtccctccattgacagtctacgcaactaccactttgacgcttcagaaagttcataaagagatcgtaaaactaatccacatgATATGCGCAGCACGTTTGACTCCTGCATTCTCATGAAGCAGTCTCTAGAACAGATAAATCACACAGAAACAAACTTACACTATGTATTGCAGGAATATGTGTAAACTAAATAGCCTAGAAAGACACGACAACaatgatgttacatcagaaagTCATGAGTTTTATTGTCAACTGCAAAATGCATCTTCTTGATGCTCCCATATTAAATAATTCACGCAAACACAAAGTAGTGGAAAACAACATAGAAGGCATTTAGCATCGTTTTACAggttataaaatgaaaaattaaattcatatataaatgaaatgcatttcatGTGACTGATGATGGTTATCAAACAGATGtatataaatgtgattagttGACCAACTACTGAAAAACAGTATATCAAACTAAAagcaatattactttttatcataaaaaaaaaaacctccttAAAAGTTTATGTCAAAAgtcaaatttaaaacaaaaatgtggcATTTCATAAAAGCTGTGAAGGCTACCAATACGCATACGCCTCCTCTTCAGTGTGGCTGCGCTGGTGCAGTTTCAGTGAGTTTAAATGAGAGTAGGACTTGCCGCATTCTTCACAACTGTACGGTTTCTCTCCGGTGTGCGAGCGCTGGTGTGAAATCAGGTGAGAGTTGCAGTAGAAGCGTTTGCCGCACTGAGGGCAGGTGTACGGTCTCTCTCCGGTGTGGATTCTTTGGTGGATCTTCAGGTAGAAGCGCGTGGTGAAGGTCTTTCCGCACTGAGGGCAGCGAGAGCTTCTCTCTGCATTTGTGTCTCCTCTGTGTTCTGACGCCGACGGAAGCGCATGGTTAGCGGCAGCAGTTCTGTACGGTTCGTCCACGTACTGCTGCGCGTTTGGATCGTGCCGTCGGTTCGGAGACAGACCTGTGGCGAATCGCTCACCTGTTTCCAGAGGAGAAGCGTCCAAACTCTGGGCTCCGGAGTTCGCTGGATATTCTTCGGAAATAGGCGAATTCCACATTCCACCGGGCTTCATTTTACTCGTTAGAATAAAATCACTACCTACAGATTAAACATAACAATAAACTGATGCTTATTGGTCGATACAGCCTTTCAGTCAAGTTTAAAATACATGATGGTAACAGCTATGATATGAAAACGCTTGGGTCCATGTCAAAAAGTCCATAACTCTTGAACTCGTCCTGATATGAAGTGATCTCTCACCCTCTCTAGCTGCTCCTGTTGTTCCCATGCTGAAACTATCCTGGTCTTCCACATCTGGACCCAACGggcaaagagcaggagaaactAGGAATAAAAACAATCATCCGAATAAGACTGAGAATgaatattagaatattatatTTGACGATAATAAAGAGTAAACACTTGGCATCTgatgtaaaacagaaaagcactATCATAATTCTTGAaagcgtgagtgtgtgtgttttactcGGTCCGCTGTCCCACTGTCCGTCCTCCATGTGTTCCTCTTTGATCTGAATGGATTTGATTCCGTCTTCCTGCATTTTGGGAATGACAAAGAATCCGGTTACTGTATGACATATACTGAAGAAGAGGGATCTAATAATGAAGAATCCTTACGTTCAGTGTGAACGTCTGCGCTGAAGTATCGCCCGTGTGTGTCTCCGTCTGTGATTCTCCGTCATGATTTTCATTTATCTTTACGAAGTTGAGGTTTACCTCTGGTGAGAAAGTTTTTTTGAAATGATGGATAAATACAACATATACAGATACACGCattgttaaaggtgcagtaagcgatttctgagaaacgctgttgatatttgacAAAACAGAGGATCACACCCCTATCTTGATAGCTTCTTCTTCCATAGGACTCGTATGAAAAAGTGGAAGGTCAAATGGCTTCAGATAACTTAATCTAAACATTCATGCTGCATGAAAgaaatacaggtttgaaacgacatgagggtgaatacaTGATAAAagaatgatcatttttgtttaaatcatcCCTATAAGTGGTAATAACACGAGTACACAGCCATCTGATACCTGTTCATATGTtatatgatgtgtttttgtaagcataataagcagtaatatttaaagtcaacatgattCAGaatttgcaacccattttacttcaaTATTGAAACATAATACCGGAATGAGAATGGGAAAGTTAGATGATGAAAAGTGGATGTTACAGAGCAGAATAGACgcagatctgaatgcaggtaTAACTTTACCTTCACGCCGTCGTTTGGACTTTGCAGTCTGAACTGAAACGCTCTTTCTCTGACCGTAAGCAGGACACTGGCAGGCCACATCTTGAGCCGGTGGCTGTCAGACGGACACACACAGACTCAGACAGCGCGCTATTACTGaactgagttctcttttgcgtctTAAACGGatgaatacacacaaaattgtgtcaaaatgcccattttgGTGAGTAtccttaaaataaaaagtcttaatgaacgtaaacagtcaAAAAAATCGGATGTGAGTCAGATCTGTGCAtgtggtcttaaagtgacagtaacatAAAATACCTGCTGCTATCTTCTGTCATCAATGTTATTTGAccatatgcacggttacttcctggttttcattaagccagcttgggcatttccggtgaactgttaagagccattcacacagaatgcttCTTTGCGTCTAAAAATGTGAGACGCAGCGCTCAggaatggtttttaaaaaagcgCAGCGTAGAACGTGAGGGTCTCGAGACGCGCTTTTGAGACGTGATGCAATAACGACAATAACggaaataatagaaataggcAAACAGCAGAATTGATAGATACGAgctttgacatggaaaaaaagaaaataagataataatgaGCGCTTCCTCCGCCATGTTGCCGTCAAATAAAACACCTGTCATGCCAACTTGCTAcggtaaacagaagctcgcaaCGCTTGCCCCACCTctgagttcttctgattggtccactgttttggaactgacattgatgagcggcgctgcatgtaaaagttgaaattcttttaacttgacacagcATCTTAAAAACGCGGCGCTCATGTGCGAGGCGCTGCGAAAGACGCGAGACGCAAGTGTAACGGTCATGCACGTCCGTCAAGcgcgtttacatagaaaaacaatgtaaaagtagcgcaatggaataaaaaaaacgcattctgtgtgaacggcccctgagctgtcattctgtactcgctgtacatcaacacaaaaccatcaatttgtatttaaattttaatgcagttatcacacttacctaatttgccaataaaccagttttattgattgcaataaagacgaagttaatgggaacattagaaTAAGAAACGcggtgtctgtaattagacacacacatgcaacacttttccagcacttcaaatgttattttttaatgtcgaccaaaaacatttgttcatcattctgagattgtccccatttgtaaaaccgaacatttcaagatgtaggaaatccaatatttgatagaaaacactcttatttaaaaaaaaaaaaaagaaaagaaaaaaagattaattaattaccactataaccagcagatggcagcagAGGATCATTTATTGGCtcatatcagccatttcctgTAATAGTTTCACTCAGTTTTGCttctgaataaatattaaacattataaaatcactaggtttaaaaatacattttgtcaaggtgaagtatgaagtactcacaaaatctcatgaaaaataataacttttcttgtgaatgaattacacagaaagcgagcaccttgctctccctttataatcactgaagctgtctgtcagtgcagcgcaagcttgagaaaactcacattttattcaatgaatctaacTTAAGTGCACAATGAATCtttaatttacagtgtgttgaGGTTTTATTTTGCAGAGAAGGAACACTGAGACACgtctgtttttttaatgtcatcttacgtttgaataattaaattagCACTaagcctgactatttaagtgactatattgtgattataaactaagtattacactattgatgctGTTAAAGCTACCTCAGGACACTAAAGATACCGACACAccaacaagtgacatttcaccggaagttttccagctgaattatattattgcggaagttctTAAGAACATTCCGTGCATATGGTCAattaaagtacaaaataaaaaaataaaataaaataaaaaagctcaAATCTGCTCTCGACTGAATAGCTTCTTTAGCTTTAATaggattaatatatatttaattgataCATTATAGTATTTAATACCTGGATATTACCTGaaatctgtttatttcatttatatctttgttctattgttcttattttattactgactgtttacttttattaaaatactattttttatttattattaaaagctAGAACCAGACCTTATTTTCATTATACCATAGTATTTACAACGGCACTTTCAAAAATcgcagctaacagggaacgttgtTGCAAGGTTGTCTCAAAGTTATAAAAAGTTAACAGTAATAGTTATctggtttttaataatgttctaaaaacattaaagggttagttcacccaaaaatgaaaattctgtcattaattactcaccctcatgtcgttccacacccgtaagaccttcgttcatcttcagaacacaaattaagatatttttgttgaaatccgatggctcagtgaggcctgcatagccagcaatgacatttcctctctcaagatccattaatgtactaaaaacatatttaaatcagttcatgtgagtacagtggttcaatattaatattataaagccacgagaatatttttggtgcggcaaaaaaaacaaaataacgacttaaatcgatggccgattttaaaacactgcttcatgaagcttcggagcgttatgaatcagcgtgtcgcatcatgattcggatcacgtgtcaaaccgccaaactgctgaaatcacgtgactttggcgctccgaaccgctgattcgacacgctgattcataacgctccgaagcttcatgaagcagtgtttttaaatcggCCATcgctatataagtcattattttgttttttttggcgcaccaaaaatattctcgtggctttataatattaatattgaaccactgtactcacatgaactgatttaaatatgtttttagtacattaatggatcttgagagaggaaatgtcattgctccctatgtaggcctcacggagccatcggatttcatcaaaaatatcttaatttgcgttccgaagattaacaaaggtcttacgggtgtagaacgacatgagggtgagtaataaatgacagaattttcatttttgggtgaactaaccctttaatataaaaacgttatttattcatcattcatggaacattttttttcttaattagttggatgttcgtctaacatttttaaaatattactacttgttacagaacgttcagagaacattcaaacgTAACGATCCcgtaatgtttgaagaatgataaaatgtaatgttcACTTAACGttcgcataaccaagaaaaaaaaagtttgagagcataaaaaaaaaaaaaaacgttttcataactttattattgttattattattattgctagcTGGGATACCATGGTTACCATGGTTCTTCTCTGGGCACTTTTTGTTAGGGTAGTAACACTTACCTTCACAGTTTGCGACGTAACGTTACCAACGGTGTAAACTGACGGAACGGCCGTATCTGTCAAACACAGAACTTTAGCGAAGCCCATTTCGTGCTGTGTTAAATTCTGGAAGCATTCACGGGTGAAATGCCTCGAACACAAGCGGGAATTCTCCGTTATTCCTCCTTCTTCAAAGTGCAAAAACTCAAGCCAACGGGATCGTAACCAGGGGGTTTTAGGGATGGGGAACAGAGTCTTAAGAGGAAAACATCCGAAAACGCACCTTTTCACCATTTCTGCGTTTGCTGCTAGGCTAGTTTTATTTAGCGTTAGACGACAGGTTAAAGGGGCGGGGTTACAACTTAGGTCTCTAGCTATTGGCTCAACTTCCGGGCGGCCTTCCATACGTCACCGGCTAAAGAAAGTCGTTTCAGTGGAAGATCAAGTTAATACATTATGATTAAACCGcatcatgttgactttaagtgAAAGTGTGTCAGTCTGAACTGAAGTGTACCTCTCTGTCCGCTGTTATTGACCTGTATTCCCACCGAGCGCAGGTTCGGCTGGTTCTGTCGGGCTGATCGCAGTTCGCTCTCGGTAAACTGCAGTTTGACCAGCAGCGTCTCGACCTCCATCTGCCGGCGCGTCATCTCCTGCTCCACCGCGCGACTCATCTCCAGCAGCGCGCATTTGGCGAAGCGCTCGATGATGGACGCCAGCTGCGCGTGGATATCAACCGATGCAGACATTCTAGTCGTTTCCCTGCTGAATAATAAAGTCTGTTGTTTGTGAGTGTTTGTATCGATGATGGCGATTCCCAAAGAGCCTCGCGTTCAGTCTGGTGTGTTTTCTTTCAACTACACGCTGAGTTTGAGGATGAGGATAGTCGAACATGTATCAGTAATGTTTACACAAATCTCACAAAACAGTTGACCATTTCCTAGATGCGTGACGTCACCGTTTAAAGGACCAATAGGTTTTCGCACTGTCTTTTCAGTACCGTAAATCCTAGTTTAGAAGCGACATTTAAAAACGCATGAAAACGTTTACGGGGTAATCATTCCATTTAAATCTCGCTAACGAAAAACGGTCAATATTTcaggttctttttttttgtatccaccaaaaaataaaaataaaaatatttttgatcattttatttcCTGTTTGAAAAGGAACTGCTATATAATATTCATATACTGTGAAATgtaaaactgaagaaaaaaaaaactacagaaaCTAAGCAAATGCAAAGTATAAACTTTATTAATGCAGATGAAATAACAAAAATTGCTCAAATATTAGCCAgataatagcacaaataaatacaatgtgaaaatgtgtcggataaacaaaataagataAAACAAGAATAAGacaaaagcaataaataaatagtaagaATAAAATACAACAGAAACCAAGCaataaactaaaatgtttcaaacaataaaatgtaaatttaaaagttgtAGTGCATAAAGttgcacaaataaaagaaaccaataaacaaatgtgttaaataagtgacaaatgaaaaataaaatcttcTAGATGCGCAAATGCAAAGTGTAAAGAGTTCTGATACTGTTAAACAAATGTGAAAAGATGTGACAGACAAAAGAGCAACAGTAGAAtaagacaataaaataaataggcaCACAACACCTAAAAAGACGATAGAAactaagaaataaattaaatatgtaatgtTGTAGTGCATCAGCCAAAATAACCAATAAACAAAAGCTAGTTCAATATAAAATTGGgacatgaaatataaaatatatttacagacgTGCAAATATGTATagtcaaaattaaaacaatacaaatgtaaataaaacatgttaagATACTGAGAGCATGTTATTTTCTCTCTTTGTAGAGATTCACTTAACATCAGTTCTCTACACTAACATCTTGCAACGGCGCTCGCTTTTTTCTGCCGCCCTCGCGGTCACCAGCTAGATGAAACCAACGTATGATGGCTTTCTCCACCTCCAGCTCCGTTATTTGTGCACATGTGGGATTTCTTCTCACAGCCTCTAGAAGAGCAGCACACAGACACAGAGTTAAAACGctgaaatcataataaatagaGACGCCACTGATCCCAGAACACTCGATTCATGACATCTGGAAGAAGATGCTTGTAGAGTTCCAGAAAGATTTACGACAGAAGCACTTACCAATCACGACGCTTTTAAGCTCTAAACTTTGGAAAGACGTTTTCCCATTCACACCTCTCCAGTTCACAGTTTTGGCCAAGTCGTTTTTGATCGCCTGCTTCATTATTCTCCAGACGGTGTCCTTCACATCCACTCCGCCCAACATTCCCAGTTCATGTAcctgaaatgtttttaaaacatgccGTCACTATTAAACCAAAACACtaaatcctcattttggctgcgtgagattctccagctttgttgttgttgagcaaccaaagcgcgagctgttaaagctccgccctcttctggaaagggggcgggagcagcagctcatttgcatttaaagggacacacacaaaaacggcgtgtttttgctcacacccaaataggagcaaatttgacaagctataataaatgatctgtggggtattttgagctgaaacttcacagacacattctggagacaccagagacttatattacatcttgtgaaaataggtcacctttaatgtactaagacagtgatattggAGGaccaaatttatttataaagcatacTATTTATAGATAAGCAGaagagcccagaatatgaacgcaacgcTCTAAACTGCATGTTAAGCATTTTtctcccatagaaaaccattataaagaaaacgtTTAACATgccttaaaggggtccttgattatgatttgacttttttaactttagttagtgtgtaatgttgctgtttgatcataaacaacatctgcaaagttacgacactcaaagttcaatgcaaagagagatattttcttttacagaaatcgctttttaagaactacaacaaacggctggtaggaactacaacgagcttcttcctgggttagtgacatcacaagccccaaaatttacataaaccccgccccccgagaacacacaacaaagggggcggggccatgttgggctgctttagagaagaggaagagttgttgtagtagagtgttgttgacatgccgtcattttacgccggactgcttcacaaacgagggtcaattcaacacaaaagattaacgtgagctgttaaagctccgccctcttctggaaagtgggccggaagcagcagctcatttgcatttaaagggacacacacaaaaacggtgtgtttttgctcacacccaaatagcgGCAAATTtgcaagctataataaatgatctgtgggggattttgaaaCTTCACATCAGACATCAgaaacttatattacatcttgtgaaaataggtcccctttaatgtacTAGGACACGGATATTGGAGGACCAAATTCAGTACACAGCTTACTTATAAAGCATACTATTTATAGATAAGCAGAAGAGCTTAGAGTTTTTACTCATATGTACgagtagactgtcaatggagggacagaaatctctcggatttcattacaaatatcttcatttgtgtttcaaaggcttatggttttggaacgacatgacgcAGACTTTTAAGTGATGACAGCATGTAAATATGCATGACTGAGAGTTACCTACCACTTTTCTTCTGGTTTCCGGACAGGATCGCAGGTCATTCTCCAGGGCAGTTAACGAGCTTAGGTCTTCGATCGGAAAACGTCTTTGATTTAAACGGTCAGCATCTGTGACCTCCCTGACGTTGTTTGCTTGGAGATCTTGAACCATCTTTATTAAGCTCATCTGTTGCTCCATAACAATCTCCTGTTTTGTGGTCAGGTCATGAAGAAGCGCTGAAACATCAAACACAGGAATTGTAAGGTTACCACATCAACATATGAGTCTTatacttaaagtcaccatgaaataaaaaacgaCAATTCCTATTTTCTATGGAATATTGCCCAGTGtgatttatcagtgcacatcattattgtgttaaattcatgtgtctcgtaatcttgaatcagaatatcttctcctccctcttgcagcaacatctctcttcttctctgatgatgagggcggggcaacctgtcactcacatgagatccaccaatagcaaaacacaaccatccaatcaattccccacagacaaaatcaagccccgccctacatttgttcttgtttgagaagcgtttTACTCACATATACGTCACATTAGGTAAGAAAAGCGCAACTtacatttcatgccgactttaatgcctgttcacaccaagaacgatgactataacaataaagatatagttctaaaaatgtaaaagaacagCAGAGTCCACatcacaactataacgataacatcACAGTGCAACGATATCATtggagtcacatgatgaatgataaaacactggcagccaatcagaatccatcctgctttaaagagctccagcatttaaagagacagacgacaaaactgcagcgcgcttataataaacagaacattatcgTCCACTGATGTGTTCTTGATGTGcaaaatatgattgaaaataagtaaaaaaaacttacatcTTATGAATGGATCACAGCATGACAGGCTGTTTTCCTGATGCCACAGAGACTGTGTTGCCTGTTCGGGAGAAGGTGAAGTCACGTCCTGTCGAAACTCACTTACACGGTCCTGTGATGTTCTGGCTGAACTTCTTTCTGGCCACAGCTGTCGGGGTGTGTGGTAAAGCGGAGGAGTAGGTGACCGTTCAGTCGGTCGGTGTGAAGAAGACCCAACAGTTATTTGATGCCATTCCAACAAGGACGGTGTGGAGGTTTCTGCGCACTGCGTCACACTCGGGGGCCGGTTTTGTCTTTGGCCTGGAGGACTTGGTTGAAGCTCACTGGAAGCTGACAAAATGGTTCTTTTGCATGGTGGTTGTATTTGTGGGGCTTGTGGTAAATTCGCTTTTTGGGGTGCGGTGGCCTCCTCGTCAGTGTCGTATTCCTCCAGAAGCTGTCTGTTTCGTCTTTGGAGGAGGCAAGAAATTGGATAATTGCACAATTTGATCAATTTAGGGTGAATAttcagtgaaatattactaaatgtGTATGTTCACACATCAAATCCTCAGTGTTTCTgccttgttttccagcacaaatatctaaacattcttaaatcaagatacatttactggagaagagaaatgactgaagatattaagtaagtttgtgcttaaaacaagaacaaatatctgccaatggagtcagaaa
Encoded here:
- the LOC127496607 gene encoding zinc finger protein 184-like, with translation MSSAGMFQTQISAIMTVLAKAAVAEISQLLEEEAAALHQEIRRRNEEIQGLKARLMLTETELQRVTAESERCSVGVQVEIMMDTSVTAHSQEVQAEKVIVKDLSEEKPHFSHVANVNSQQLKQEESITPLKEPVEEELGGLEFEMKIEQVEELVDQTLNQVQAEQKREEQNHCDDGNSRLWCSGKAFDHPGGLMESEQHSQNFTDPYVMMEDPMTASTQSGLLAPGVVLENESFGAPDVEYSLNLQDSHRRSPRTDLAPFNRLPSSHSSSCLPKTLTRRACAGGQTGPKPFRCEECGKGFMQSTRLKSHRRVHTGEKPFRCEECGKGFTQRTRLITHKLVHTGEKPFRCQLCGKTFSRQDNCLRHLRLHSGQR